In Streptomyces chartreusis, the following proteins share a genomic window:
- a CDS encoding amidohydrolase family protein encodes MPVIDAWMQHPTPRHANHEMFESLRRWTGMERLEKPLPVEVTVAALEAADVEVGLASAWYGPQGTLVDNDEVAGFVEQAGGRLRGVAGADLARPMAAVRELRRAVEELGFVALRVVPWLWGLAPTDRLYYPLYAACVDLGVPFCTQVGHTGPLRPSETGRPIPYIDQVALDFPELTIVCGHIGYPWTTEMIAVADKHENVFIDTSAYTVRRYPPELVDYLRGRGRRKVLFGSNYPMITPSRALEHLDTLGLDEETRELFLHGNARRVFAL; translated from the coding sequence ATGCCCGTCATCGACGCCTGGATGCAGCACCCGACCCCGCGCCACGCCAACCACGAGATGTTCGAGTCGCTGCGCCGGTGGACCGGCATGGAGCGGCTGGAGAAGCCGCTGCCGGTCGAGGTCACCGTGGCGGCACTGGAGGCCGCGGACGTCGAGGTCGGCCTCGCCTCCGCCTGGTACGGCCCGCAGGGGACGCTGGTCGACAACGACGAGGTGGCCGGCTTCGTCGAACAGGCCGGCGGACGGCTGCGCGGGGTGGCGGGGGCCGACCTCGCCCGCCCGATGGCGGCGGTGCGGGAACTGCGGCGCGCCGTCGAGGAGCTGGGCTTCGTGGCGCTGCGCGTGGTGCCGTGGCTGTGGGGGCTGGCGCCCACCGACCGGCTGTACTACCCGCTGTACGCCGCCTGCGTGGACCTCGGTGTGCCGTTCTGCACGCAGGTCGGGCACACCGGCCCGCTGCGGCCGTCGGAGACCGGGCGGCCCATCCCCTACATCGACCAGGTGGCGCTGGACTTCCCCGAGCTGACGATCGTGTGCGGGCACATCGGCTACCCGTGGACGACGGAGATGATCGCGGTCGCCGACAAGCACGAGAACGTCTTCATCGACACCAGCGCCTACACCGTCCGCCGCTATCCGCCGGAGCTGGTGGACTACCTGCGCGGACGGGGCCGCCGCAAGGTGCTGTTCGGCTCCAACTACCCGATGATCACGCCGAGTCGGGCCCTGGAGCACCTCGACACACTGGGCCTGGACGAGGAGACGCGGGAGCTTTTCCTGCACGGCAACGCCCGCCGCGTCTTCGCCCTCTGA
- a CDS encoding enolase C-terminal domain-like protein, whose protein sequence is MSQPVVTRFSVYPVAGRDSMLLNLSGAHAPYFTRNVVVLEDSEGRTGLGEVPGGEKITRTLRDAEPLVVGARVGDYKNVLRAIGATFADRDAGGRGAQTFDLRTTVHAVTAVESALLDLLGQHLEIPVAALLGDGRQRDAVRVLGYLFYVGDPDRTDLDYVRAPGADVEWYRVRHEEALTPEAIVRQAEATYDHYGFRDFKLKGGVLAGEEEVKAVTALKERFPDARITLDPNGAWSLREAVELCGPLLGTLAYAEDPCGAEDGYSGREILAEFRRATGLPTATNMIATDWRQLTHALALQSVSIPLADPHFWTMQGSVRVAQLCNAMGLTWGCHSNNHFDISLAMMAHCGAAAPGEYNALDTHWIWQEGRERLTVEPPRITGGEVAVPDTPGLGVDLDMDRLLAAHELYQDKALSGRDDAAGMRYLVEGWTFDAKRPCLVR, encoded by the coding sequence ATGAGCCAGCCCGTCGTCACCCGCTTCTCCGTGTATCCGGTCGCCGGCCGGGACTCGATGCTCCTCAACCTCTCCGGCGCCCACGCCCCGTACTTCACCCGCAACGTCGTCGTCCTGGAGGACTCCGAGGGCCGCACCGGCCTCGGCGAAGTACCCGGCGGTGAGAAGATCACGCGGACCCTGCGCGACGCCGAACCCCTGGTCGTCGGCGCCCGCGTGGGTGACTACAAGAACGTCCTGCGGGCGATCGGGGCCACCTTCGCCGACCGTGACGCGGGCGGTCGCGGCGCGCAGACCTTCGACCTGCGCACGACGGTGCACGCGGTCACCGCCGTCGAGTCCGCCCTGCTCGACCTGCTCGGACAGCACCTGGAGATCCCGGTCGCCGCCCTCCTGGGCGACGGCAGGCAACGCGACGCCGTACGGGTGCTCGGCTACCTCTTCTACGTCGGCGACCCGGACCGCACCGACCTGGACTACGTCCGCGCACCCGGCGCGGACGTCGAGTGGTACCGCGTCCGGCACGAGGAGGCGCTGACTCCTGAGGCGATCGTCCGGCAGGCAGAGGCCACCTACGACCACTACGGGTTCCGCGACTTCAAGCTCAAGGGCGGCGTCCTGGCCGGCGAGGAGGAGGTCAAGGCCGTGACCGCCCTGAAGGAACGCTTCCCCGACGCGCGGATCACCCTCGACCCGAACGGAGCCTGGTCCCTGCGCGAGGCCGTCGAACTGTGCGGCCCCCTCCTGGGCACCCTCGCCTATGCCGAGGACCCCTGCGGGGCGGAGGACGGCTACTCCGGCCGCGAGATCCTCGCGGAGTTCCGCCGGGCCACCGGCCTGCCCACGGCCACCAACATGATCGCCACGGACTGGCGCCAGCTGACCCACGCCCTGGCACTCCAGTCCGTGTCGATCCCGCTCGCCGACCCCCACTTCTGGACCATGCAGGGCTCGGTCCGCGTCGCCCAGCTGTGCAACGCGATGGGCCTGACCTGGGGCTGCCACTCCAACAACCACTTCGACATCTCGCTCGCGATGATGGCGCACTGCGGAGCCGCCGCCCCCGGTGAGTACAACGCCCTGGACACGCACTGGATCTGGCAGGAGGGACGGGAACGGCTCACCGTCGAGCCGCCGCGCATCACCGGCGGCGAGGTCGCCGTACCGGACACACCCGGACTGGGCGTCGACCTGGACATGGACCGGCTCCTCGCGGCGCACGAGCTCTACCAGGACAAGGCGCTGTCCGGGCGGGACGACGCCGCGGGCATGCGGTACCTGGTCGAGGGCTGGACCTTCGACGCCAAGCGGCCCTGCCTCGTGCGCTGA
- a CDS encoding gluconate:H+ symporter — protein sequence MNVSGRRSKENWHMPLVVVGISVLVLLVLMTRLKLNGFAALLLVAVGVALVQGIAMEKIPDVLAEGIGGQIGDTMLTIGLGAMVGRVLGDSGAAQRIAGRLLEVCGPRWVQVAMVLTAMLIGVTMFYEVAFVIIVPIAFTLVRVTRANLLWVGLPMSIALSTMHSFLPPHPGPTAVAATFHASVGLTLFYGLFIAVPVGAFIALLWPRLPFVRAMNPSIPKGLVSERVFEDDEMPGMGWSLSVALLPVVLIAGAAVADLAGAGDGGPMHFVAFIGSAPIALLLTLLVAIWAFGPRIGRSLAEVSASCKEAAQAMAMILLVIGAGGAFKNVLVEGGISDYIKGATDGWSISPIILAWLIAAILRVALGSATVAVVTASGVALPLLAGSGVHPEVMVLAVSCGSIALSHVNDPGFWMFKEYFNLSVLDAIKARTTYTTVLAILGLGGVLVLEQVLDALKV from the coding sequence GTGAACGTAAGCGGCCGGCGTTCAAAGGAGAACTGGCATATGCCGCTCGTGGTGGTCGGGATCAGCGTCCTGGTCCTGCTCGTCCTGATGACCAGGCTCAAACTGAACGGCTTCGCGGCCCTGCTCCTGGTGGCCGTGGGCGTCGCCCTGGTCCAGGGCATCGCGATGGAGAAGATCCCCGACGTCCTGGCCGAGGGCATCGGCGGCCAGATAGGCGACACGATGCTCACCATCGGGCTCGGCGCGATGGTCGGCCGGGTGCTGGGCGACTCCGGCGCCGCCCAGCGAATAGCCGGCCGGCTCCTCGAGGTGTGCGGGCCGCGCTGGGTGCAGGTGGCCATGGTGCTGACCGCCATGCTCATCGGCGTGACGATGTTCTACGAGGTGGCCTTCGTCATCATCGTGCCGATCGCCTTCACCCTCGTGCGGGTGACCCGCGCGAACCTGCTGTGGGTGGGGCTGCCGATGTCGATCGCCCTGTCCACCATGCACAGCTTTCTGCCGCCCCACCCCGGCCCCACCGCGGTGGCCGCCACCTTCCACGCCTCCGTCGGACTGACCCTGTTCTACGGCCTGTTCATCGCCGTCCCGGTCGGCGCGTTCATCGCCCTGCTGTGGCCGCGCCTGCCGTTCGTGCGGGCCATGAACCCCAGCATCCCCAAGGGCCTGGTCAGCGAACGCGTCTTCGAGGACGACGAGATGCCCGGCATGGGCTGGTCGCTGTCCGTCGCCCTGCTGCCCGTCGTGCTGATCGCCGGGGCGGCCGTGGCGGACCTGGCAGGGGCCGGCGACGGCGGCCCGATGCACTTCGTCGCGTTCATCGGCTCCGCGCCGATCGCGCTGCTGCTCACCCTGCTCGTCGCGATCTGGGCGTTCGGGCCGCGCATCGGCCGCAGCCTGGCCGAGGTCAGCGCCTCCTGCAAGGAGGCCGCCCAGGCGATGGCGATGATCCTGCTCGTGATCGGCGCGGGCGGCGCCTTCAAGAACGTCCTCGTCGAGGGCGGGATATCCGACTACATCAAGGGCGCCACCGACGGCTGGTCGATCTCCCCGATCATCCTCGCCTGGCTGATCGCCGCCATCCTCCGCGTCGCCCTCGGCTCCGCGACCGTCGCCGTCGTCACCGCCTCCGGCGTCGCCCTGCCCCTGCTCGCGGGCAGCGGCGTCCACCCCGAGGTCATGGTCCTCGCCGTCTCCTGCGGCTCGATCGCCCTGTCCCACGTCAACGACCCGGGCTTCTGGATGTTCAAGGAGTACTTCAACCTGTCCGTCCTCGACGCCATCAAGGCCCGCACCACCTACACGACGGTCCTCGCGATCCTGGGCCTCGGTGGCGTACTGGTCCTGGAACAGGTCCTCGACGCCCTCAAGGTCTGA
- a CDS encoding TIGR03668 family PPOX class F420-dependent oxidoreductase has product MPDMEQDEARARFAAAQVARLATVDPEGRPHLVPVVFAADGDEIVSAVDAKPKRSKGLKRLHNIAVRPAVCLLADEYDADWDRLWWVRADGGARILPPDAADEATRAEYAEAVERLRRKYPQYRQEPPEGAVIVITVLHWSGWRAVSGGA; this is encoded by the coding sequence ATGCCGGACATGGAGCAGGACGAAGCACGCGCGCGGTTCGCCGCGGCACAGGTCGCACGGCTGGCCACGGTCGACCCGGAGGGCCGGCCGCACCTGGTGCCGGTCGTGTTCGCGGCGGACGGCGACGAGATCGTCAGCGCCGTGGACGCCAAGCCGAAGCGGTCGAAGGGGCTCAAGCGGCTGCACAACATCGCCGTGCGCCCGGCGGTCTGCCTGCTGGCGGACGAGTACGACGCCGACTGGGACCGGCTGTGGTGGGTCAGGGCGGACGGCGGCGCCCGGATCCTGCCGCCCGACGCGGCGGACGAGGCCACCCGCGCCGAGTACGCCGAGGCCGTGGAACGGCTGCGGCGGAAGTACCCCCAGTACCGGCAGGAGCCCCCGGAGGGCGCCGTCATCGTGATCACCGTCCTGCACTGGAGCGGCTGGCGGGCGGTGTCGGGCGGCGCGTGA